Proteins encoded within one genomic window of Procambarus clarkii isolate CNS0578487 chromosome 31, FALCON_Pclarkii_2.0, whole genome shotgun sequence:
- the LOC138370133 gene encoding uncharacterized protein, with amino-acid sequence MWSDNEAILQWVKSNNNKTLYVSNRVKEIRELSAEYKLRQFPAKDNPADYLSRGLTLRQLVKTEMWFKGLHWLVSGQWSQQKPEVIVTNITVRTEKPKPPRILAIDPNHYSSLSKLLGVTQVIFAFLNKMGIKYQFPSPIKYWVKQAQMEIYGRNYERLSEKLVRSLGIWFDSDNYNILRCGGRLQHAEIDLEVKNPMLLLRHHIISQLIVVHCNEHGTLHGGVLDTLVDLRQKFWLPQGRQTVKSIIKSCVICQRYDARACPYPGPPPLPKERVVDLRPFETTGVDYTEPLILTGTPHKVPVKAYNCLFTCATTRGVHLKVISDMSAEAFQQAFRRFAARRSFPKLMISDNRSNFVAGEACLREIWNLPEIAYMEWSKHVVEAGRDL; translated from the exons atgtggtcagacaacgaggcaatcttacaatgggtaaagagcaataacaacaaaactctttACGTTAGTAATAGAGTTAAAGAAATTAGAGAATTGTCAGCTGAATATAAATTGAGACAGTTCCCTGCCAAGGACAATCCGGCTGACTACCTCTCTCGAGGATTAACTTTGAGACAACTAGTAAAAACCGAGATGTGGTTTAAAGGACTCCATTGGCTGGTCAGTGGTCAGTGGTCTCAACAAAAGCcagaagtcatagtgaccaatatcactgtcCGCACTGAGAAACCGAAACCCCCTCGAATTTTAGCTATTGATCCTAATCACTATTCTAGCTTAAGTAAATTACTAGGGGTTACCCAAGTAATCTTTGCTTTCCTTAACAAGATGGGAATCAAATACCAATTCCCTAGTCCAATTAAATATTGGGTCAAGCAAGCCCAGATGGAGATCTATGGGAGAAATTATGAACGTCTCTCTGAGAAACTAGTAAGGTCTTTAGGCATATGGTTTGACTCTGACAATTACAACAtcttaagatgtggaggacgtctgcAACATGCAGAAATTGATTTGGAAGTAAAGAATCCCATGCTTCTTcttcgtcaccacatcattagcCAACTCATAGTCGTACATTGTAATGAACATGGCACattacatggaggagtgttagacacactcgttGATTTACGACAGAAGttttggcttcctcaaggtcgccaaactgtcaaatctattattaaatcttgtgtgatCTGCCAGAGGTATGACGCTCGagcgtgtccttacccaggacctccaccgttACCCAAAGAACGAGTCGTAgaccttcgtccctttgagaccactggggtAGATTATACAGAACCTCTTATTTTAACAGGCACTCCGCACAAGGTTCCGGTGAAAGCCTATAATTGCCTCTTTACGTGTGCAACTACAAGAGGTGTACATTTAAAAGTAatttctgacatgagtgcagaagctTTCCAACAAGCCTTTCGAAGGTTTGCAGCACGTCGATCTTTTCCCAAATTGATGATCTCTGATAATaggtccaattttgtggcaggagaagcttgcttAAGAGAAATATGGAATCTTCCAGAG ATAGCTTACATGGAGTGGAGTAAACATGTTGTAGAGGCTGGACGCGACCTATGA